TGggttttggggcatggtccatcaacagtcaggcccatcagatcaacagtctagatcatcaTACCATGGTCCCCACTTGAAGAAATTTGAGGACCTGAGCATACTAGAATCCTCAGGTGGAAGGTTATATGATTCTTAAATCAGAGTAAAATAATCCATCTTCTTGTAATCATCTTGTGATTGGTATGATTTTAATAACATTGAAAAGGACTAGGAATTGAAGGCTATGCCATTGTCGTCTATCATTTTTATACATTGTTATTGTTGTTTTATATTAGAAGATTTCATCTGTTAATGGTAGCAGTTCACATTCCTCTGTCTGTCGATGAGTCCTACATGCTCTGTTTGTATCAAGATATCCAGATTCTCTGTTATAATTGAGACTTTTTGGGTAGCATTCGATCGTGAAGTCCCCATTTCAAGATGACAAATGACACCTTCTCTTTCCAAGCATACAATCACAGCTGGCCTCAAGAGTTCCATGACCCGCTTCGGAAATTCCATGTGGAGGAAGAACATATCAAAGGTAAACAGATCCATTTCAATGGAATAGCCGAGTGGGAAGATTTCAATTCCTCTGATTTGGATTTCTATCAAGAGAGATTATTCGAGAAAGGAATCCTCTCACCTAACGATCAACACCCACTTTCGGAACAACTTGCTACGGATGATATGCAATTCGATGTAGTTTCTGTAACAATTCCCTCATTCCAAGAACTGATGAAGCTCCAAACAGGCCTATACTGTAATTCAAATACTGAATTTACAGAGATTATCGAAACCAAGAAGGAAAAACCAAATCCCATATCGTTGAcctctttggatatacttaacaGCTTTCAAACTGGAAGCAGGATATCAAATGGAGAAAATCTGTTTGAACTGAAGAAAGAAGCATCATGTCCTGCTACCAGTAGCAGAGGATCATCGGCGGTCGAAATCATGAGGGTGGCGGGAGCCCGTTACATCCAATTTGCTGTCACGAAGGATGATGATCTCTCCATGCTTAGATATCCATTTGGTTCCATGCTTTCAGGTCTTGTCAACGACGAAACAAAAGGCATCGAGCTCGCCCACCTTCTTCTAGCCTCAGCTGAGAAGATTGGCAAGCAACAGTACGATCGAGCAAGCAGATTGCTAATGCAGTGTGAATATCTCTCATCCCACATTGGTGATCCAGTTCAAAGAGTCATCTGCTATTTTGCAGAGGCCTTGCAGGAGAGGATCGAcagagaaacaggatggatgctGTCGAAAGGTAGACAAACCGAAGATTTCAAAGAAGCTTCTATGGCCCCCCACCCAGCCCTTTTGGCATGCCATCAACAGGTACCATTACCCCAAGTCGTGCAATTCACATCGATTCAAGCCATCATTGACAATGTAGCTTCGGCGAAGAGGGTCCATCTGATCGACCTCAGCATAAAGATTGGGCTGCAGTGTACAATTCTGATGCAGGCTCTCTCAGAGCGATCTTCGTGTCCGGTTGAGCTTTTGAAGATAACTGCAGTCGGAACGTCAAAAGATAGGATCGCCGAAACAGGTAAGAGACTGACAAG
This DNA window, taken from Magnolia sinica isolate HGM2019 chromosome 14, MsV1, whole genome shotgun sequence, encodes the following:
- the LOC131226010 gene encoding DELLA protein RGL1-like yields the protein MTNDTFSFQAYNHSWPQEFHDPLRKFHVEEEHIKGKQIHFNGIAEWEDFNSSDLDFYQERLFEKGILSPNDQHPLSEQLATDDMQFDVVSVTIPSFQELMKLQTGLYCNSNTEFTEIIETKKEKPNPISLTSLDILNSFQTGSRISNGENLFELKKEASCPATSSRGSSAVEIMRVAGARYIQFAVTKDDDLSMLRYPFGSMLSGLVNDETKGIELAHLLLASAEKIGKQQYDRASRLLMQCEYLSSHIGDPVQRVICYFAEALQERIDRETGWMLSKGRQTEDFKEASMAPHPALLACHQQVPLPQVVQFTSIQAIIDNVASAKRVHLIDLSIKIGLQCTILMQALSERSSCPVELLKITAVGTSKDRIAETGKRLTSFAETLNLPFEFKTVVISDMKDLKVDLFEVAADEVVAVYAPSVLWTMINWPDCLETLMRVVRGLNPCIMSVIEIEVNCNSTSFFTRFIEALFYFSAWFDCLDAFMDRNDCNRMWIEGSFLYHGIRSIVSTEGSERIVRHVGIDVWRSFFGRFGFQEAELSEMSLYQAGLLVKQFGCGSSCNLDMNGKVLIVGWKGTPLQCVSAWKLG